CTTTTTGAAAGTGACATTGCAGCGGCGGAAACATCCGCCGAACACTTCGAGCCCGATGACCTTGAGTGGTTTCTCCAGGACTCTCATTAATCGGAGGCACTGCTCACCGTCTCCAATTCAGACTCTCGGACTTTTGTGATTATCAAgatctttcttttgtttttttccgTTTCTTCAGCGATCACATACCCTGGCGTCATAGGGGAATCAATCTACTCTGAAATGTTTTCGACGCCATCTACCCTAGGGGGATCAACATCATGTTCTAACTCAGCGTTGTATTTAGCGAAGTGGATCGGCGCATTGTGCACCTTCTTGCTTCTGTCACCCCCTCTTCAAACCGGACTGAGGCTGCAGATCGGGCACCTGGGTCACACCATTTACCCGGCGGTTCCTCGGAAAGGACTTGCGTTGACGACAAACCTGGCCTATGGATGCAGGCACCAGTGCCAGAATTTACGAtttctttgttcttttttttctttgccgAAGTGGATGGTCTGATGGGATGAGAGGAACATGCTGCTTGACTGTGTGGGGGCATATCTTCAAAGCATCAGGCATTCTCTTACCACTTGCTCTTTCAATTTAGCTCGTCATCCTTGTGGCCTTGCACCAATTCCCGTCTTTCCCCTGGACTGGTTCCAACATTGAATCCTTGGCCAGTCCAGGGTTGTATAAAAGAATAGCACCACACTCAGCCCAGACACCCCATTACCAGTAACAATACACGACCGGCGTTGGAAAAAATGCACCCTCCATGCACATCGCAGACTAGTTTCATCAAGCACCTTAAAAGGATCGTCATCCGTCCGCTGGTGGGGGATGAACAAGCACAGCCCCCTGATCAACTGAGAGACCCCCCACGATCAGATACCCGAACCTAGTGCCCGAGGAACATCCCACTGCGGTTTCATCATCTGACGTGACCCCGACCATAGCACCAAAAGTACCAAAGCGCCTCAAAACGTGTCGGCCCGTAGATGGGTCGAGGGATGCGGTCAAGGACAACGGCCATGACACAGCGCTAGTGTATCCACACCACGTGGATTTCTCAAGATGCAACGTCTATGGCTCTGCACGGGACTTTTATCGGCGGTGAATAAGCCATTTGGACCAATAGGGTGTGGAGGTCTTCCCGGTAGTGTTGggctctacggagtacttggtccaaactccgtactccgtcaTCTGAGAGGGTGTCAAGCGGTCCGTGTCGTTCAGCCCTCTCGGGCTGAGCCCTCCGATCTACCCCTGGAATTGCAAGTCATTCTTCGGGGCTGTATCTTTGTTGCCTGTTTCTCCGTAGAAACACGTCGACTGGCAATGCTGATAGTGGAGTATATGGGTACTCGGCACTCCGTTATAGATCGCAGTGCAAAGTTTCAACTCGAGTGGATCGGACGATCACTGGGAATAATTTCAATTCTACCCGCTTCCCCGGTGCCCCTTTTTTCGTTtttcgttttctttctttctttcttttttttttggctgatTCTGATTCTTTGTGAGATGTATCAACTCCGTTTCACCCCTTTACAGCCTCCTAAGATATCCGATCAGTTGGCGCGGATGTGATTTAACCGTCCCCGATTGGATGCGGGACAACTTCGGTACGCTGGAAGCCATCCTTTTAGTGGAGACCAGGTGAATTTGGAATAACAGCCATGGAGTACGTCGAGAGCACAGAGTAcagaatactccgtacagaagGTAGGAATTaagtacgaagtacggagtaccatACGCTAGGTCCCGTTATACAGTCGGGCGTCATACCAGTCCAGTCACTTTGATACTTTTTTACACCAATAAAATACGTTCGAAATTTGTTCTCCCAAGGCTAAGCGGTCCGATGTCCcattttcaattttgggCTCCCGAAAGATCCAAAGATGTCGGTGAACACCTTGATCTCTCGACGCGTGACCGGTCTCTTTCCGAAGCAAACATTTTACCTGACAGGGGGGGGGTGGGATTTTTGTTGATTTTTTGTTGATTTTTGTTAAAAaaatggtttttttttttaaaaaaaaaaagacaaactCTCTGATTTCTTAGAGATTTTAAATGAGAATTGGATTTCTGTCGATTCTATAAAGCCTTTGCTGTTGCTCGTCCCCTTGACCTGGATCAACTTCCGACTTCAAGCCTCTCTTTGAGTTGAGAACTATATTCCATTTCTCTCCGACAGTTCCCTTCATATTCGCCATGGACAAAAGCAAGACCCCCAAGGAGGAACCTCAAGAGAAGACAGAATCCCAACCTACGACCGTTGAAGAGTACCAGAAGAAATGGGATCAGATGCTTCAAGATACCGCAAGGCAGATTGACAAGATTCGAGGTACAGTCTTTTCTGATATCTGCAAAGGAGAGAGAACTGACAGCTATCACAGAAGATGAGCTAGCGAGATCGTCAAATGATGAGCACACCGAGCAGAGATGATCAACGCCACTCTCTTATGGAACCCGTGTAGCTGTGAGGTTTTATTGGAACCCAGGCTTCTGGTGTTTTGCTtattttttgatcttttttctCTACGGATGATGAGAGCATTGGGGATCGGATCAGAGGGTGTTTATTTTCTTTGGGGGGAGGAGTACAATATACCTGGAAGTCTGAGTCCTTCGCTTTTTGTTTACAAGGCTACATGAGAATACTACAAGCTCCTTATCTCCGTCTAAGAGACGTTCGGTGTGAtgtaaaagaaaaaagaaaaaagataaaaagataaaaagataaaaagataaaaagataaaaagataaaaagataaaaagaaagagagagccTCAagtgtgggggggggggacatTTTACTTGGGCACTGCAGAGTCAACTGCATTGACAATCATCTCATTTTCAGCCCCTGCACATCATGGCCGCTAACGACCTACAACTAGTCAGCCATCCCTGTAGGTTATCCCGAAACGGTAGGAGACCTACACTAACAATCTTAGACCACTCGATGTCCACAATGCGTGATCCTAAGCGGTGTGCTTTTAGGGCTTGCGTTGGTCACTTCTCACCTGGGCTGCGCGCCCATGTCTGAACGGTTAGTCAACACGATCTTCCCCATTGGGACCGCAACTTTTCTGTACATTCCCCTTGTGGGTTTATGGCATTATGTCCCGGAATGCGCTTTTCCGGGTCGGTGCTATGGTGTGGAGATGGAAGGTCGGACATTATAAGTGCTCTAATAGTGCTCCTAGTGGAATACACTATTGCTttgtgtacaacatagtcagTGTCGAATGTGTTGCCAGCCCCGGAATCCGTGGGAAGAGTCGAGACCTTCACAGTCCTGGCTCATATGACCTAGACATGCACGGGTGAAAGATGTGGAAAGATGTGGAAAGGTCGTCAACTTGGTGACATGTGTCACTATACTTCTGTTTCAGATTCTGCAGTCCACCGGAGCTCAACGAGGCATCCTCCGGACAGAGAGTACAAGTTCATGGTCGAGAGATCGCGGTgtaaaaaaaagcaaaaaaaaaagaaaaaaagtaTGCAGGCGATTAGGGCTGGCGGCAAAAGCGCCAAGGGAGAAAAAGCCCAGGGCTCCACCTCTTTACGTTTTGGGCTTTTGTTTGGGCTCAAGGAAGGATTACTTcgtatacaacatacaacatacaacatatacaCCGTGACTCACATACCACCCTGGCTCTATCATCTCTCTTTCTGATTTGCCATCATGTCTGCCGATCTCGATCCAAACCCATCTCCCGCCGACCTAGCCGACCGCGAACGTGAGAACAAAGAGCGCAAAGCCCGCGAGGATGCCGAACAGGCTCAGCTCCCCTACCAGTGGACACAGACTATTCGTGATGTGGATGTGACAGCACCGATCCCGAGCAATTTCAAGGGTCGCGACTTGGATGTGCTGTTGACCAAGAATAAGATCCGCGTCGCGATCAAGGGACAAGAACCCCTCATCGAGGTATGTCGTTCCCCACCCCCGGAGAATTTACACCGCACACTCCAAATCAACACATCAACGCAAAGACAGCTCAGCTAACTActactccttttttttccctacGTAGGGCGACTTCCCCCACGCCATTCTCGTTGACGAATCCGCTTGGACCCTCGAGACCACCCCCACCCCGCCCGGAAAGGAAATCAATATCCACCTCGACAAGGTGAACAAGGTCGAATGGTGGCCTCATGTCGTGACCACTGCTCCCAAAATCGATGTCACTAAGATTACCCCCGAGAACTCCAGTCTAGGAGATCTGGATGGCGAGACTCGCGCCATGGTCGAAAAGATGATGTATGATCAGCGACAGAAGGAGATGGGTGGTCCCAGTAGTGATGAGCAACGGAAGATGGAATTGCTGAAGAAATTCCAGGCTGAGCATCCCGGTACGTTACTGTCTCCTGTACCCCCTTGTTGATCACTTCTGCAATCCGTCCCCTAGAGATGGCCTCGGGGGCCCATTCTGTCATGTGTAACATGTTGCTAACACGCACTCTCGCAGAGATGGATTTCTCTAATGCCAAGATGGGTTAAATCCACTCTTAGTATGCAGCCATAACTGACCTTTCGTTCTCTCTGCAAAAGTTATCCTGTATGAAGTATGAGTGATGCGCATAGGTGGATGATCTTCGATGAATGATGAACTGCATGGCGTTTCTCAAATCCAATTTCCTAGGCTTGGTAAATCACTTCGGTTTATCAATTTCTGAAAGtagatgtcttttttttaattcagCTTCTGGGTCAATTTCTCATTGCTTCTCTGGTCATTCGGTCAATCTTGCCAAGGAGCAGGAAAGGGCTAGGGTTCTTGAATTGGATTGAGGTGGGTTTGGGTGAAGTGGGTTGAAATCTTGGATTCATTGCCGTGATGCCATTTTTCATTGGTTGACTATCTAGGTATATCTTGTCGAAGGTGTTAGTAGCGACGAAGCCAGATGGGACTAGAAAATTCGACACAATGTCTATGATGCATTCGGTTGATCGTGGTTGGCATCCTATCCATGCCGGCCAGGATGTGGATGAGTACCAAGATAACCTTGAAACCATTGATCTCCAGTGCCCTCCTACATCCGTGACTGGCGAGTGTGTGCAGGTCAATATTAAGTATCCAAAGCTACCCCAAAAGAAATTCCTTTTTATCACCAAGTCCCAGTCATGTCATAAACATTCAATCAGTATCCATAAATGATGTCGTCGCGTCATGTGCAATAgaaggatgagaagaaaaaCGATAAGCAGAAAGGAGAGCGATGCGGTAGTTATgcagaaaagaaagcaaaTCCACCATGGACGATTCCAGATCGCCCAAACCACAAGGTCGAGGTAGGAGAGTATTAAACAGGCAGCTGATAAGCAAAAGGTAGCTAGCAAAGTTCGTTCCGCAATCATTAAAAGGAGGCTTGAATCAGGGATCACCGGCTCTCCCAGGAGACCCGCCGATGACGACGAATGGACCGGTTATCTTCCTCAGAGTATGTATGTCCCGTCCGCGAATTGTTCATGCGGGCAGCGAGAGGCGGATTAATTATGACCGCCATAGCGGACGATACGGACATGGTCCGCGAGCGACTCAGCATGGCTGAGTGACGAGGGGAGTATGGTGGTGGTGGGGTATCCCTCGTTGCAGTGGAAGTATTGCCGTAGCTGCTGGGAAAGGAAATGGCCGATGAACTATCGGAGGTGAGATCTTCGTCGCAACGATTGGCGTTCTTTTCGTCATTGGGGTAGGAGTTCTGAGACTCGGAGGAAATAGAGGGGTCACGCATGTGGGCTTCTAGAGTCTTCTCGTGGAGACTCAATGGACGAGCTGTATACAGCGGGAGAGGGACCACGCTGGTATAGCCTCCATCCCCCGAGTTAGGTGGTGGGGGTCCGTGCTGATGGTCCCCAGTTGGAGGTGCTGGACGGATAAATTCGCCTTCCCCGGAGAGTGTAAAGGTTCCTGTCTGGAAACCACTGGGGTTGAGTCTTTGGGTCATTATCTCTGATGATGAATGGGGCTGAGAGGGGTTCCCGTCTCGCGTGAAGCACCCGCAGAGTGCCGAGAGGAAAGACATGACTCAATGAGACGTGATATCTGTTTCCTAGGTGACAGTGTTGAAGCTAATAGTGATTTGGCTATGGCGAGGGCAAGCCCGTGATATCTGTAAAAGAAACACTTCTGGATAACTATCGAATGAGCAGTTCGTCCGTTGAGCCTCAAACGCTTATAGTGGGCTGAACCCCACTCGCGTCGATGGACCCCAGACCTGAACCGAACAAacagggagaagaagaatcAGATATGAATCTAGAAGGACTTGCTCATACAGAGAAAGtaaagaagaaattgaggGGCGAAAGAAAGACGAGATCAGAGCTAACTCGGATGAGGCACCCGCGGGCATCGAGATTTGCAGAGCTTTAATTGGCTTCCGATAAGGTATAATGAATGCCTGAGGCACGCACATTGAAAGCATCTCTTGTCAGTTTCGATGAAAGTAGCGATGGCTTACAGTGTATGAAAAGTTAGAATTTTCAAAATGACAGCCTTAAAATCCAATATGGTAAGTCATAAAGTACCGAACAATGCCGGGTTTCACCGATGAGCATCATGGTGAACGAGATGATGTGCAAGCTTCCAACATCTGAGGCATAGTTGAGCTTCTATTATCTCTGAGTCAATTCACCATATGAGATGCTAGCCAAACAGACAAGACTCACTATAGCCAATTAGATGTTGACAAAAAAACCTTTTAATCAGAAAAAAATCTGCGTGACGAGTTTTGTTTATCTGTGAATGACTAGAATAGTCAGCCGCTTATATTAGCCctgggggtttttttgggTGATGGCCTTTTTTAAATGCCTTTGTATATGGTTGAAAACATCAGCCGTGCAGAGGACTTTTCTATATAGTTGTCACCTAGGACATCTATGTGTTTTTCTGCACTTCCCACGATTCATTGAGTACTTGGACTATCTTGGATTACTCTATACAATTAGAATTTGAACAAAACTTCAGGCTTCATGAGAAGGGACAACTTATTAATCTATCAGTGAAACTTCTTACGGTCGTTGTTGCAAGTCCATCTGCACAAGGTAAACAGAGACCGATAAGCGATAGGAGATAAGATCCGAAGATAAAGGAGGCGGTGCGTAAGCTGAGAGCCTTTGATTGGTTCAAAGGTCAAGCGGGtcgaggggaaaaaaaaacatgtaGGCAAAATACAGTCACATGATTTTAACACCCCGCCAATCGCGTTGCCGcctggatttttttttgttctccCCGCCTTGTCCTCGACGATCACTGACTTGAGCGATCGGATTTTCTTTCAACACCTAATTCTAAATCTTGAATCAATTGGCACGATTTAGTTCATTCACTATCATGACAGTCGATCCCAGTATCCAGGAAGTGACACAGAATGTCGAGCCTCCCCAGGTCGCCCCCCATCGTTCCCACGATCCCACCAACAACCTGAAACGGACCGATCCCTTTCAATTCGGCTCGCGATACCTTGAAAAGGGCGATGATGTTTTCGAGTTCAATGCATGGGATCACGTCGAGCCAGACGAGGAGTTCAAGGCCTTCGCCGAGACCCAATATGCGAAACAGCGCGAAACACGCGTGTCGGACTTTGATCGCAACCGATTCAACACCGATCCCGCCAAGTGGTGGGACATTTTCTATAAGAACAACACAGCCAACTTCTTCAAGGATCGAAAATGGCTGCGCCAAGAATTCCCCATCCTTGCTGAAGTGACACAGAAGGACGCCGGTCCCCAGGTCGTCCTGGAGGTTGGCGCGGGAGCCGGAAACACTGCCTTCCCATTGCTGGCCAACAACGAGAATGAGCACCTGAAGGTTCATGCCTGTGATTTTTCCAAGTATGCTGTCAAGGTCATGCGCGAGAGCGAGCTCTACAACGAGAAATTCATGTCCGCTGATGTCTGGGACGCAGCTGGTGTGCCTAACGAGAACGGCGACTCTCTTCCGCCCGGTCTGACCGAAGGCTCGGTTGATGTTGTCATTctaatcttcatcttctccgcCCTGGCCCCTAACCAATGGGACCAAGCAATCCGCAATATCTACCGTCTCTTGAAGCCCGGTGGCCGTGTGTTGTTCCGCGACTACGGCCGTGGCGACCTCGCCCAAGTACGATTCAAGAAGGGTCGATACATGGCCGAGAATTTCTATATTCGAGGTGATGGCACACGTGTATACTTCTTCGACCAGGATCAACTCGTTGACATGTGGGGTACCTGGAGCGCAGAAAACGGCTTGCAGATTCCCATTGGCGATGAGAACCCCACCGGAGAAGTGTCCGAGAAAAAGACCGACGAGCTATCTGCAGAGGCCAAACAACTGGCGAAGGACAATGGAGCATTTGAGGTCCTTAAAATGGGAGCCGATCGGCGGTTGATTGTTAACCGTGGCACCAAACAAAAGATGTACCGTTGCTGGATGCAGGGTAACTTCCAGAAGCGCGGTGGAGCTGAGACTGAGACCGAGGCTGCCACCGAAAGCACCCAGTAAACTCCTGAATCACCAGCTCTGCGATGATTATTTAGGATGGCTGTGTGCCTTCACCAAAGTCTCAGCCACAGATAAGAATTTTCTTGCCTATCAACCAGTACGGTTGCAACAGTCTTTCTCAACAGTCCAACCGCGATCTCGCGATTTTCGCCATGCGTGGACTGAACACCGTGCTTTAAGGTGTATCTCAAATCCTCATCACGCGGGGATCAAGACACCATGCTGTTGAGGTATTTCCCGTGGGAAAAGCTGGGGCAGCATCCTCAACGCCGCGAGGGAATGGTTTAGGTTGCTGATATAGGGCAATGCCTTCATGATGGCGTTATGAATGTACGACGACACACACATTAGACCATGTCATTTAATATGCAAATGTAGTCAAGCAACAATGCCTACCATATTAACAACCATCGCAAAATTCTGATGTAGAAGGTCAACTCTACCTATTCACATAGGCCTAGGAGGATGCCGTGTAATTCCCTCTTTAACAGAATTCAGAAGGAGGGAATAAGCATATGGATGACGCAGCTGACAGTAGGGGACGATTTGTGAGATGGAAAAAATGGATTTTGTAGAAATTAAAGCCTTTGTATGTTTTAACCAAATACCGACAGAGGCAGTCCACAAGATGTAGATTTCCCAAGTACCAGCAAGAGTCCCAAAATTACATGCAGAATAACCAAAATCTTTTTGCGCACTCTTTTTCTTTACAGATCGAGTGGCGCCAATAGGAGAAATAAGAGAGACACCGGAGTTATGTACAAGCCAATGCTCTAAGaatcgaagaagaaaatcaagacAAACTCCATCCATGCAGGCAAAATGGGCATCAACGGTGACAAATCTCCCGtcaaaagagaagatttCATTGCAAGGGAGCATAGCAAGTCGTGACTCGCAGCAAGCTGCGAGCCTAAACGTCTAATCGCTGTGTGTTGAAGAGCGAAATCATGCGCTTTATGAATTTTGTTCATGAGCAAAAAAGCAAGAGAGCAATCAACGATGCAAAGAGATTCGTGGGAGAATGTTGGAAGGGGAGTTTCACAGCGTCATATTCGGACACTCGCCCTGGGCCCGTTGGAAGGCTCCTGCAAACAAATCCTGCATGGCGTGGTAGTGGAAAAGGATACCACCCAGAACAGCCAGGTGCCAGATATTATGGCTACCACCGACGTAATCAAAAAGACCTGGCTTCCAGCGCTCAGGAACCTTGGAGGCGTAGACACAGGCACCGACAAAATAGACCGTGACGCTCTTCACGACTGGTGCGTAGAAATAAATGGTCCATGCGAAGCCACGTGTATAAATGAGCTGAGCGATGGGCGAAAAACCAGTGAGTGCAAGGGTCACGTAGAAGCCCACGCGGGCCCAAGCCATATCGTGGCGGTTGAAGGTTGGGTGCCATGGCAGAATAATGCCACCGACGCCCAGTGACATGGTAAGCAGAATGTATGTCCACCGGGACAAGGGCTCACAATAGAAAGCAGTGTATTCAGTGGTCACAATCGAGGCAGCGACCAGCATAGAAATTCCAGTGTAGTCCACACAAGCGAATCGCTCCATCAATGACTGCGAAGCAATGCTGTTCATAGTATGCCAAATAGTGCTGCAAACCAGACATTTGCAGGcagcaaagaagaaaacgGCAGCGATTGTGACGTCGGATTTGGTGCTCAGATGGAAATTCGTGTGAAGCGGGTAGAAGTAAAAGGCGACGGCTAGGACGATGACGAGACCAATCACATGGGACCAAATGTTGAACATTTCATTTGAATAAGCGAAGACCGAGGAGACACATTCCACCTTGGAAGTGGTGAATCGGTAGCCATTGATGATGTGCGGGTTGACGCGCCATGGATGAGGCAGTTCATCGTAGTTAATCAATCGCTTCTCTTTGGCTAGTCGGATAGCCTCTTCGACAGCATCCCTGAGAGTATCGCGAGTCCGGCGGGCACGCTCCATGCCCTCGTCGACAATTTCCCGGGCATGAACCAAGCCCGAATCCATCGCTTTCCACCCGTCATCTATAGTGCCATAAATGCCACGATCGCGAACTGCATGCACTTTGTTCTCAAGTTCTACCAAGAATGACTCCATTAACCGCACGCCGGCTTGCGCCTTTTGCTCCAGAGTCTCCTTAGTCACCAAGGCTTCATTGTATCCATCCTCGAGGGTTTCGACTAAAATCTTAGCACGCTTTTTGCCACTTCCCATCAACTCCCCCGAGGCGAGGGAG
The nucleotide sequence above comes from Penicillium digitatum chromosome 1, complete sequence. Encoded proteins:
- a CDS encoding IZH family channel protein (Izh3), putative; this translates as MACGTSSMAVETYPEAEAFASATATPDENTGMLRDRRRHSFHASRKLSCDHQDADAVFIRVELFLSELERRLQWIEQYRKSHMMQVDASLKRGYAMLEAVRDQCSLASGELMGSGKKRAKILVETLEDGYNEALVTKETLEQKAQAGVRLMESFLVELENKVHAVRDRGIYGTIDDGWKAMDSGLVHAREIVDEGMERARRTRDTLRDAVEEAIRLAKEKRLINYDELPHPWRVNPHIINGYRFTTSKVECVSSVFAYSNEMFNIWSHVIGLVIVLAVAFYFYPLHTNFHLSTKSDVTIAAVFFFAACKCLVCSTIWHTMNSIASQSLMERFACVDYTGISMLVAASIVTTEYTAFYCEPLSRWTYILLTMSLGVGGIILPWHPTFNRHDMAWARVGFYVTLALTGFSPIAQLIYTRGFAWTIYFYAPVVKSVTVYFVGACVYASKVPERWKPGLFDYVGGSHNIWHLAVLGGILFHYHAMQDLFAGAFQRAQGECPNMTL
- a CDS encoding Actin binding protein, putative, which gives rise to MTVDPSIQEVTQNVEPPQVAPHRSHDPTNNLKRTDPFQFGSRYLEKGDDVFEFNAWDHVEPDEEFKAFAETQYAKQRETRVSDFDRNRFNTDPAKWWDIFYKNNTANFFKDRKWLRQEFPILAEVTQKDAGPQVVLEVGAGAGNTAFPLLANNENEHLKVHACDFSKYAVKVMRESELYNEKFMSADVWDAAGVPNENGDSLPPGLTEGSVDVVILIFIFSALAPNQWDQAIRNIYRLLKPGGRVLFRDYGRGDLAQVRFKKGRYMAENFYIRGDGTRVYFFDQDQLVDMWGTWSAENGLQIPIGDENPTGEVSEKKTDELSAEAKQLAKDNGAFEVLKMGADRRLIVNRGTKQKMYRCWMQGNFQKRGGAETETEAATESTQ
- a CDS encoding Nuclear movement protein NudC, encoding MSADLDPNPSPADLADRERENKERKAREDAEQAQLPYQWTQTIRDVDVTAPIPSNFKGRDLDVLLTKNKIRVAIKGQEPLIEGDFPHAILVDESAWTLETTPTPPGKEINIHLDKVNKVEWWPHVVTTAPKIDVTKITPENSSLGDLDGETRAMVEKMMYDQRQKEMGGPSSDEQRKMELLKKFQAEHPEMDFSNAKMG